From Natrinema amylolyticum, the proteins below share one genomic window:
- the mre11 gene encoding DNA double-strand break repair protein Mre11: MTRVIHTGDTHIGYQQYNSPERRRDFLEAFRSVVEDAVADDVDAVIHAGDLFHDRRPDLVDLQGTVDILRTLSDADIPFLAVVGNHESKRDAQWLDLFADLGLATRLGADPIVVDDVAFYGLDFVPRSRREDLTYDFDAVPADADHASLVSHGLFEPFAHADWDTETVLAESTVDFDAVLLGDNHKPDTVEVLDTWVTYCGSTERASASEREDRGYNLVDFEADGAVGISRRGLSSTREFVFVDVELEEDEGIDRVQERVRQHELADAVVIVTVEGEGRPIAPAAIEELAIDRGALVARVNDRRELPDEDEDVSVSFANPDDAVRERVREMGLSNAALEIDETVRSGDLADSNVRDSVERRVRDLLEDDESAFEPAPEREPSDEDVTTVADQLAEGTDSAADSAADTEPNGAAEPAETAANGGADPADVADTERAAADADSEEPADADDPADPTEDDAATGSADDADDADADTASLGDFA; encoded by the coding sequence GAGGACGCGGTCGCCGACGACGTCGACGCGGTGATCCACGCCGGCGACCTCTTTCACGATCGGCGGCCGGATTTGGTCGATCTGCAGGGAACCGTCGACATCCTCCGGACGCTCTCCGACGCCGACATCCCCTTTCTCGCCGTCGTCGGCAACCACGAATCGAAACGCGACGCCCAGTGGCTCGACCTCTTCGCGGATCTCGGACTGGCGACGCGACTGGGCGCCGATCCGATCGTCGTCGACGACGTCGCCTTCTATGGACTCGACTTCGTCCCCCGCTCGCGCCGGGAGGATCTCACTTACGACTTCGACGCGGTGCCCGCCGACGCCGATCACGCGAGTCTGGTGAGCCACGGCCTCTTCGAGCCCTTCGCACACGCCGACTGGGACACCGAGACCGTCCTCGCGGAGTCGACGGTCGACTTCGACGCCGTCCTGTTGGGGGACAACCACAAACCGGACACCGTGGAGGTGCTCGACACCTGGGTCACCTACTGCGGGTCGACCGAGCGCGCGAGCGCCAGCGAACGCGAGGACAGGGGGTACAACCTCGTCGACTTCGAGGCCGACGGCGCGGTCGGCATCAGCCGCCGCGGCCTCTCCTCGACCCGCGAGTTCGTCTTCGTCGACGTCGAACTCGAGGAAGACGAGGGGATCGACCGCGTTCAGGAGCGGGTCCGCCAGCACGAGCTCGCGGACGCGGTCGTCATCGTCACCGTCGAGGGCGAGGGCCGTCCGATCGCCCCGGCGGCCATCGAGGAACTCGCGATCGACCGCGGTGCGCTCGTCGCCCGCGTCAACGACCGCCGGGAGCTCCCCGACGAGGACGAGGACGTGTCGGTCAGTTTCGCCAACCCGGACGACGCCGTCCGCGAGCGAGTGCGCGAGATGGGACTCAGCAACGCTGCCCTCGAGATCGACGAGACCGTCCGGAGCGGAGACCTCGCCGATTCGAACGTCCGCGACTCCGTCGAGCGGCGGGTTCGGGACCTCCTCGAGGACGACGAGTCGGCGTTCGAGCCCGCACCGGAGCGCGAACCGAGCGACGAGGACGTGACGACGGTCGCCGACCAACTCGCCGAGGGGACGGATTCCGCGGCCGATTCGGCGGCCGACACCGAGCCGAACGGGGCAGCGGAACCCGCTGAGACTGCGGCCAACGGCGGCGCGGACCCGGCGGATGTCGCCGACACCGAGCGGGCAGCGGCCGACGCTGACAGCGAAGAGCCGGCGGACGCCGACGATCCCGCGGACCCGACCGAGGACGACGCAGCTACCGGGTCGGCCGACGACGCCGACGATGCGGACGCCGACACCGCCTCGCTGGGTGATTTCGCGTGA
- the rad50 gene encoding DNA double-strand break repair ATPase Rad50: MRVDRVRLLNFKCYGDADLTLERGVTVVHGVNGSGKSSLLEAVFFALYGSKALDERTLDDVITTGEEEAEVELWFTHDGREYRVERRLKLRGDRATTTKCVLETPTETIEGARDVRREVTELLRMDAEAFVNCAYVRQGEVNKLIHASPSDRQDMIDDLLQLGALEDYRERASEARLGVKTVLNGQREVLEDVRNQVQQKEEKDLHERLNSLESRRTDVADEIEHYETQREQARETLETAADVLERHEETREEIADLADEIEELRSKISETERKREDASDELSELRERREALADERAELLETVDLGDDPDGEAVQSRIADLEARDEELRDELEDVRVTITEGTNEIERLREEADDLEAQAESAREEADELDERIEADEETIADREAKLEELDEEIEAARATFDDAPVEFGAAASHLDDLETEREELVSEINDVTADIRTAENAIEEGERLLEEGKCPECGQPVEDSPHVDVLDERREELADLESEREGLEAERDDIDDRIDRAEGLREAERRVDRLEENRDNIEQLLAEKRETLADRRDQCDQLRADAEEYAADAEEKRSAAAEREDEVADARAELGEINTERGELSETLESLERVSAIADERASLESEIETLRERRRDWQEMNDERRETLSAKRDRKRDLESEFDEDRVDTAREDKANAETYIEQVDDKLDELEDQRTEIQNAIGAVENELAELERLRDRLETVEDRCDRLESLYEEAETLQTTYGELRAELRQRNVETLERLLNETFDLVYQNDSYAAIDLDGDYRLTVYQKDGEALEPEQLSGGERALFNLSLRCAIYRLLAEGVEGTAPMPPLILDEPTVFLDSGHVTQLVSLVESMRDLGVEQIVVVSHDEELVGAADSLVRVEKDATSNRSRLERGEPPEAELLASD; the protein is encoded by the coding sequence GTGAGAGTCGACCGCGTTCGCCTGCTGAACTTCAAGTGCTACGGCGACGCCGACCTCACGCTCGAGCGCGGCGTCACCGTCGTCCACGGCGTCAACGGCAGCGGGAAGTCGTCGCTGCTCGAGGCCGTCTTCTTCGCGCTCTACGGCTCGAAGGCCTTGGACGAGCGCACGCTGGACGACGTGATCACGACCGGCGAGGAGGAGGCCGAGGTCGAACTCTGGTTCACTCACGACGGTCGCGAGTACCGCGTCGAGCGCCGGCTCAAACTGCGCGGCGACCGCGCGACGACGACGAAGTGCGTCCTCGAGACGCCGACCGAGACGATCGAGGGGGCTCGCGACGTTCGCCGAGAGGTGACCGAACTCCTGCGGATGGACGCCGAGGCGTTCGTCAACTGCGCGTACGTCCGCCAGGGCGAGGTCAACAAGCTCATCCACGCCTCGCCGAGCGACCGCCAGGACATGATCGACGACCTGCTCCAGCTCGGCGCGCTCGAGGACTACCGCGAGCGCGCCAGCGAGGCCCGACTCGGCGTCAAAACGGTCCTCAACGGCCAGCGAGAGGTCCTCGAGGACGTCCGCAACCAAGTCCAGCAAAAGGAGGAGAAGGACCTCCACGAGCGACTGAATAGCCTCGAGTCCCGGCGTACCGACGTCGCGGACGAGATCGAGCACTACGAAACGCAGCGCGAGCAGGCCCGGGAGACCCTCGAGACGGCCGCGGACGTCCTCGAGCGCCACGAGGAGACCCGCGAGGAGATCGCGGATCTGGCGGACGAGATCGAGGAGTTACGGTCGAAGATCAGCGAGACCGAGCGCAAGCGCGAGGACGCGAGCGACGAACTCAGCGAACTCCGAGAGCGACGCGAGGCACTCGCGGACGAACGCGCCGAGCTGCTCGAAACCGTCGACCTCGGGGACGATCCCGACGGAGAAGCGGTGCAGAGCCGCATCGCGGACCTGGAGGCTCGCGACGAGGAGCTCCGGGACGAGCTCGAGGACGTTCGCGTGACGATCACCGAAGGGACCAACGAAATCGAGCGACTCCGCGAAGAGGCAGACGATCTCGAGGCGCAGGCCGAGAGCGCTCGCGAGGAGGCCGACGAACTCGACGAGCGAATCGAGGCCGACGAGGAGACGATCGCGGACCGCGAGGCGAAACTCGAGGAACTCGACGAGGAGATCGAGGCCGCACGGGCGACGTTCGACGACGCGCCCGTAGAATTCGGCGCGGCAGCGTCTCACCTCGACGACCTCGAGACCGAACGCGAGGAGCTGGTGTCGGAGATCAACGACGTCACTGCCGACATCCGGACCGCCGAGAACGCGATCGAAGAGGGCGAACGCCTGCTCGAGGAGGGCAAGTGTCCCGAGTGCGGCCAGCCGGTCGAGGATTCGCCCCACGTCGACGTGCTGGACGAGCGCCGGGAGGAACTCGCCGATCTCGAGTCCGAGCGCGAGGGGCTCGAGGCGGAGCGTGACGATATCGACGACCGAATCGACCGCGCCGAGGGCCTCCGAGAGGCCGAACGGCGGGTCGACCGGCTCGAGGAGAACCGCGACAACATCGAACAGTTGCTCGCCGAGAAACGCGAGACCCTCGCGGACCGGCGCGATCAGTGCGACCAGCTGCGAGCCGACGCCGAGGAGTACGCGGCCGACGCCGAGGAAAAGCGATCCGCGGCGGCCGAACGCGAAGACGAGGTGGCCGACGCGCGGGCCGAACTCGGCGAGATCAACACCGAGCGCGGGGAGCTCTCGGAGACGCTCGAGTCCCTCGAACGCGTCTCGGCGATCGCCGACGAGCGGGCGAGCCTCGAGAGCGAGATCGAAACGCTTCGCGAACGACGACGTGACTGGCAGGAGATGAACGACGAGCGCCGCGAGACGCTCTCGGCGAAGCGAGACCGCAAGCGCGACCTCGAGTCGGAGTTCGACGAGGACCGCGTCGACACCGCTCGCGAGGACAAGGCGAACGCCGAGACCTACATCGAGCAGGTCGACGACAAACTCGACGAGCTCGAGGACCAGCGGACCGAGATTCAGAACGCTATCGGCGCGGTCGAGAACGAACTCGCAGAACTCGAGCGCCTCCGCGACCGCCTCGAGACCGTCGAAGATCGGTGCGACCGACTCGAGTCGCTCTACGAGGAGGCCGAGACGCTGCAGACGACGTACGGGGAGTTGCGTGCGGAACTGCGCCAGCGCAACGTCGAGACCTTAGAGCGACTGCTGAACGAGACGTTCGATCTGGTCTATCAGAACGACTCCTACGCGGCGATCGATCTCGACGGCGACTACCGATTGACCGTCTACCAGAAGGACGGCGAAGCCCTCGAGCCCGAGCAGCTGTCCGGCGGGGAACGGGCGCTGTTCAACCTCAGCCTGCGGTGTGCGATCTACCGGCTGCTCGCCGAGGGCGTCGAGGGAACGGCTCCGATGCCGCCGCTCATTCTCGACGAGCCGACGGTCTTCCTCGACTCGGGCCACGTCACCCAGCTCGTCTCGCTGGTCGAGTCGATGCGCGATCTGGGCGTCGAACAGATCGTCGTCGTCAGTCACGACGAGGAACTCGTCGGCGCGGCCGACTCGCTCGTCCGCGTCGAGAAAGACGCCACCTCGAACCGCTCGCGACTCGAGCGCGGCGAGCCGCCGGAGGCGGAACTACTCGCGTCCGACTAA
- a CDS encoding DUF7346 family protein — translation MKTVEDDTGKRYLLLKQSDSASLVRDPKNGNECYIQNDRLEAVGEESALETAARSVSDPVLTLLTNVHDEETLGLLVELSERGALGVRTLLDGYDFCESDLHGRLTVLSAAGLLEETEVTGERGYRLTEDCETALETIRPSIGSGTETTGDGS, via the coding sequence ATGAAAACAGTCGAGGACGACACCGGCAAACGGTACCTGCTTCTCAAGCAATCGGATAGCGCGAGTCTCGTACGCGACCCCAAAAACGGCAACGAGTGTTACATCCAGAACGACCGTCTCGAGGCCGTCGGCGAGGAATCCGCCCTCGAGACGGCCGCGCGAAGCGTCAGTGACCCCGTTCTGACGCTGTTGACGAACGTCCACGATGAAGAGACGCTCGGACTACTAGTCGAGCTCTCGGAGCGAGGCGCGCTCGGCGTTCGCACCCTGCTCGACGGCTACGACTTCTGTGAGAGCGACCTGCACGGTCGGCTCACGGTTCTCTCTGCCGCCGGGCTGCTCGAGGAAACCGAGGTCACCGGCGAACGCGGCTATCGGCTCACCGAGGACTGTGAGACGGCGCTCGAGACGATCCGACCGAGCATCGGATCGGGAACCGAGACGACGGGAGACGGTTCCTGA
- a CDS encoding DUF7322 domain-containing protein produces MVFDRTENEPEEWDPEEDLYDAESDGLTVPQVSTGDDGPDDDLSDLADAIDPPTVSTAETDVPSDVLQTFWALVLVLNAAVLVASLGLLLIVFEGELLRGGVLVAAGVVLFGFAGRRYGQFQRDGGADTADEPDTGDGTDTAIDTGTDGGTEADAGPTESRSADAAETTSGGVPQDRSPDPNDSP; encoded by the coding sequence GTGGTATTCGACCGGACCGAGAACGAACCCGAGGAGTGGGACCCCGAAGAGGACCTCTACGATGCCGAGAGCGACGGGCTCACGGTCCCGCAGGTGTCGACGGGGGACGACGGTCCGGACGACGATCTGAGCGACTTGGCGGACGCGATCGATCCGCCCACCGTTTCCACCGCCGAGACAGACGTTCCCAGCGACGTTCTCCAGACCTTCTGGGCGCTGGTATTGGTCCTCAACGCCGCCGTGCTGGTCGCGTCACTCGGGCTGTTACTGATCGTATTCGAGGGGGAACTGCTCCGCGGCGGCGTCCTCGTCGCCGCCGGAGTCGTCCTGTTCGGATTCGCCGGTCGACGATACGGGCAGTTCCAGCGGGACGGCGGCGCTGACACGGCGGACGAGCCCGATACCGGCGACGGCACCGACACTGCGATCGATACCGGCACCGACGGCGGGACAGAGGCCGACGCGGGACCGACCGAATCGCGGTCGGCCGATGCAGCCGAAACTACTTCAGGGGGCGTTCCCCAAGACCGGTCACCGGACCCGAACGACAGCCCATGA
- a CDS encoding DUF7331 family protein, whose protein sequence is MIDVSTHVNDDATDRSEPSSEPAGTATIESYETEDGIVFYDAQNPLAWVETSRTLTLEDLA, encoded by the coding sequence GTGATCGATGTGTCCACCCATGTGAACGACGACGCGACGGATCGGAGCGAGCCGAGTAGCGAACCCGCGGGGACCGCAACGATCGAATCCTACGAGACCGAAGACGGTATCGTCTTCTACGACGCCCAGAACCCGCTCGCGTGGGTCGAGACCTCCCGAACGCTCACGCTCGAGGACCTGGCCTGA
- a CDS encoding DNA-directed DNA polymerase, producing MTEAGQTGLAEFGGDSEETDDRPDEEAVAIAGNGGSDAAEVIDVVEETLPEPEGDLELAVMQVDYTIAGYGDEERPIMHVFGRTPEGELEHVQVVGFKPYFYAPTETLERPPEEQYDRLTGSREYGEDGEPYESIRGEKLTKIFGQTPRDVGQIRDDFEHYEADILFPNRFLIDKDVRSGIRVPKRRADDDSLVVPHDEVEATDVQADPRINTFDIEVDDRSGFPEDGEEPIVCLTSHDSYRDEYLMWLYEAPIGDGEIPTEITEYEPIENEIDHEVRCFEEEEAMLEAFIEYVETTDPDVLTGWNFEDFDAPYFLDRLEELAGPHHEYDLSIDRLSRVDEVWRSNWGGPDIKGRIVFDLLYGYQRMVFSELDSYRLDAVGEEELGVGKERYAGDIGDLWEGDPTQLLEYNLRDVELCVELDRQQEIIAFWDEVRSFVGCKLEDAPTPGDAVDMYVLHEAYGRFALPSKGQQEAGEEYEGGAVFEPITGVKENVTVLDLKSLYPMCMTTINASPETKVDPDEYDGETYVAPIGDDEIHFRKEPDGVMREMITELLAEREEKKELRNEHEPGSLEYEQYDRQQGAVKVIMNSLYGVSGWEQFRLYDKEAASAITATGREVIEFTDAAAQELDYQVTYGDTDSVMLELGPDVSKEDALEQSFEIEEYINGRYDDFARDDLNAEEHRFQIEFEKLYRRFFQAGKKKRYAGHITWKEGKDVNDVDIVGFEYQRSDIAPITKEVQHRVIEMIVREGDIEGAKEYVNGVIEDVLAGEISLENIAIPGGIGKRLDNYDTDTAQVRGAKYANLLLGTNFQRGSKPKRLYLDRVDPSFFERLEEEEGFDARTDPLYGAFKRDPDVICFEYEDQIPEEFAVDYDKMLEKTLQGPIERILEALDISWDEVKSGQEQKGLDSFM from the coding sequence ATGACTGAGGCGGGCCAGACCGGACTCGCGGAGTTCGGCGGCGACTCCGAGGAGACCGACGACCGGCCGGACGAAGAGGCGGTTGCCATCGCCGGCAACGGCGGGTCCGACGCTGCGGAGGTGATCGACGTCGTCGAGGAGACCCTCCCCGAACCCGAGGGCGACCTCGAACTCGCCGTGATGCAGGTCGACTACACGATCGCCGGCTACGGCGACGAGGAACGACCGATCATGCACGTTTTCGGGCGCACGCCCGAGGGCGAACTCGAGCACGTGCAGGTCGTCGGCTTCAAACCGTACTTCTACGCGCCGACGGAGACGCTCGAGCGGCCGCCCGAAGAGCAGTACGACCGGTTGACCGGCAGTCGAGAGTACGGCGAGGACGGCGAACCCTACGAGAGCATTCGCGGCGAGAAACTCACCAAGATCTTCGGCCAGACGCCGCGAGACGTCGGGCAGATCCGTGACGACTTCGAGCACTACGAGGCCGACATCCTGTTCCCCAACCGGTTTCTGATCGACAAGGACGTCCGGAGCGGTATCCGGGTGCCGAAACGGCGCGCCGACGACGACTCGCTGGTCGTCCCCCACGACGAGGTCGAGGCGACCGACGTGCAGGCCGACCCGCGGATCAACACGTTCGACATTGAGGTCGACGACCGCTCGGGATTCCCCGAGGACGGCGAGGAACCGATCGTCTGCCTCACCAGCCACGACTCCTACCGGGACGAGTACCTCATGTGGCTCTACGAGGCCCCGATCGGCGACGGCGAGATTCCGACCGAGATCACGGAGTACGAGCCGATCGAGAACGAGATCGACCACGAAGTACGATGCTTCGAGGAGGAAGAAGCCATGCTCGAGGCCTTCATCGAGTACGTCGAGACCACCGATCCCGACGTGCTCACGGGTTGGAACTTCGAGGACTTCGACGCGCCGTACTTCCTCGACCGTCTCGAGGAACTCGCGGGGCCCCACCACGAGTACGACCTCTCGATCGACCGGCTCTCGCGGGTCGACGAGGTCTGGCGCAGCAACTGGGGCGGTCCCGACATCAAGGGACGGATCGTCTTCGACCTGCTGTACGGCTACCAGCGGATGGTCTTCTCCGAACTGGACTCCTACCGGCTCGACGCCGTCGGGGAGGAAGAGCTGGGCGTCGGCAAGGAACGGTACGCCGGCGACATCGGCGACCTCTGGGAGGGCGATCCCACCCAGTTGCTCGAGTATAACTTGCGGGACGTCGAGCTCTGCGTCGAACTCGACCGCCAGCAGGAGATCATCGCGTTCTGGGACGAAGTGCGGTCGTTCGTCGGCTGCAAACTCGAGGACGCGCCGACGCCGGGCGACGCGGTCGACATGTACGTCCTCCACGAGGCCTACGGGCGGTTCGCCCTTCCCTCGAAGGGCCAACAGGAGGCCGGTGAAGAGTACGAGGGCGGAGCGGTGTTCGAGCCGATCACGGGTGTCAAGGAGAACGTCACCGTGCTCGACCTGAAGTCGCTGTACCCGATGTGCATGACGACGATCAACGCCTCGCCGGAGACCAAGGTCGATCCCGACGAGTACGACGGGGAGACCTACGTCGCGCCGATCGGCGACGACGAGATTCACTTCCGCAAGGAACCGGACGGCGTCATGCGCGAGATGATCACCGAACTGCTGGCCGAGCGTGAGGAGAAGAAGGAGCTGCGAAACGAGCACGAACCCGGGAGCCTCGAGTACGAGCAGTACGACCGCCAGCAGGGCGCGGTCAAGGTCATCATGAACTCGCTGTATGGGGTCTCGGGCTGGGAGCAGTTCAGACTCTACGACAAGGAGGCGGCGTCCGCGATCACCGCGACCGGCCGCGAAGTGATCGAGTTCACCGACGCGGCCGCACAGGAGCTGGACTATCAGGTCACGTACGGGGACACGGACAGCGTCATGCTCGAGCTCGGCCCCGACGTCTCGAAAGAGGACGCGCTCGAGCAGTCTTTCGAGATTGAGGAGTACATCAACGGCCGCTACGACGACTTCGCGCGCGACGATCTGAACGCCGAGGAACACCGCTTCCAGATCGAGTTCGAGAAGCTCTATCGACGATTCTTCCAGGCCGGGAAGAAGAAACGCTACGCGGGCCACATCACCTGGAAAGAGGGGAAGGACGTCAACGACGTCGACATCGTCGGCTTCGAGTACCAGCGCTCGGACATCGCGCCGATCACCAAGGAGGTCCAGCACCGAGTCATCGAGATGATCGTCCGCGAGGGCGACATCGAGGGGGCGAAGGAGTATGTCAACGGCGTCATCGAGGACGTGCTGGCCGGCGAGATCTCCCTCGAGAACATCGCGATTCCGGGCGGGATCGGCAAGCGACTGGACAACTACGACACCGATACGGCACAGGTCAGGGGAGCGAAGTACGCCAACCTGCTGCTCGGCACCAACTTCCAGCGCGGGAGCAAACCCAAGCGGCTCTACCTCGACCGCGTCGATCCCTCCTTCTTCGAGCGTCTCGAGGAAGAGGAGGGGTTCGACGCCCGCACCGATCCCCTCTACGGCGCGTTCAAGCGCGATCCGGACGTTATCTGTTTCGAGTACGAGGACCAGATCCCCGAGGAGTTCGCGGTCGACTACGACAAGATGCTCGAGAAGACGCTCCAGGGGCCGATCGAACGAATCCTCGAGGCGCTGGATATCTCGTGGGACGAAGTGAAAAGCGGGCAAGAGCAGAAAGGACTCGACTCGTTCATGTGA